The following proteins are co-located in the Engraulis encrasicolus isolate BLACKSEA-1 chromosome 2, IST_EnEncr_1.0, whole genome shotgun sequence genome:
- the ier2a gene encoding immediate early response gene 2 protein, translating into MTLSQAEAMDVCTEAKRVMVQALAKMYTLRTQRGGLRLHRSLLITLVMKSARDMYHSGRTACEQQEEKANLAGVASESCETTNSTTACVAAGAGDQDQPLAPKTQVTQVNTPAQTDLHCHDRVVCSESEDKENQSSTKSDRHSRKRRGQAAVAPDFLPCKKAKMEAEEAFAQRNAHSAALRATCCGVQDSLTHIPIPRGIVSF; encoded by the coding sequence ATGACTCTGTCACAAGCTGAAGCGATGGACGTCTGCACAGAGGCCAAGCGCGTTATGGTCCAAGCTCTGGCGAAGATGTACACTTTGCGCACGCAGCGTGGTGGACTTCGCCTTCACAGAAGTTTGTTAATCACGCTTGTCATGAAGTCGGCAAGAGACATGTACCACAGCGGTCGGACAGCTTGTGAGCAACAAGAAGAGAAAGCCAACCTCGCCGGAGTGGCTTCAGAATCGTGTGAAACCACAAACTCAACCACTGCTTGCGTTGCAGCAGGAGCCGGGGATCAGGATCAGCCGCTTGCGCCAAAGACACAGGTGACACAGGTTAATACCCCTGCACAGACTGACCTACATTGCCATGACCGAGTAGTGTGCTCGGAATCGGAGGACAAGGAGAATCAAAGTTCAACCAAATCGGACCGACATTCCAGAAAACGCCGGGGTCAAGCGGCCGTTGCGCCCGACTTCCTACCGTGTAAAAAGGCGAAAATGGAAGCTGAAGAGGCATTCGCGCAGCGGAATGCACACAGCGCTGCTCTGAGGGCCACTTGCTGTGGAGTACAGGACTCGTTAACGCATATACCTATACCCAGGGGCATCGTTAGTTTTTGA